A single region of the Silene latifolia isolate original U9 population chromosome 8, ASM4854445v1, whole genome shotgun sequence genome encodes:
- the LOC141594162 gene encoding putative jasmonic acid carboxyl methyltransferase 2 — protein MATPTLHVFHMNGGEGDTSYAKNCAIQSKVLSITRPFVEEAIQDYINKDFSVDTITIAELGCSSGPTALEAVTTIMDVIESRRQRAKLMVYLVDLPGNDFNKVFTFIPSLQRRLREEKGVDFGPCFIAGLPGNFYGRLLPNNSLQFVHCSSSLNWLSQVPLGLEGKDDPKMLNKGKVYLSVTSPGHVIDAYRLQFRKDFTTFLKCRSEEMVLGGRMVLSFMGRRSIDHTFEEDYYPMEFIAQALMTMVSQGRLKEEKVDSFNAPFYAPHHEEVKNLIEEESSFYVDRFEAIEVEWAGGKFNLNDPRLTRGATMAKMQRAVLESMLEHHFGEDIIDELFLRYAKTWEDHLLFDESPTFINLVISLTRM, from the exons ATGGCTACGCCTACGCTTCATGTATTTCACATGAATGGAGGCGAAGGGGACACAAGTTATGCAAAGAATTGCGCCATTCAG AGCAAAGTATTGTCCATCACAAGGCCATTTGTGGAGGAAGCAATACAAGACTACATTAACAAAGATTTCTCGGTGGACACCATTACAATTGCCGAGCTGGGCTGCTCGTCAGGGCCAACAGCACTAGAGGCGGTGACGACAATCATGGACGTGATCGAATCGAGACGACAAAGGGCCAAGTTGATGGTGTACTTAGTTGATTTACCTGGTAATGACTTCAATAAGGTGTTTACTTTTATTCCAAGTCTTCAAAGGAGATTGAGAGAAGAAAAGGGTGTTGATTTTGGGCCTTGTTTCATAGCGGGCCTTCCTGGTAACTTTTATGGAAGATTGCTCCCTAATAATTCCTTGCAATTTGTCCACTGCTCTTCTAGCCTTAATTGGCTATCACAG GTACCATTAGGTTTGGAAGGCAAAGATGATCCAAAGATGTTAAACAAGGGAAAGGTATATCTTTCAGTGACAAGTCCTGGTCATGTAATTGACGCATACAGATTGCAATTTCGTAAAGATTTTACGACATTTCTTAAGTGTCGTTCAGAAGAAATGGTTTTAGGAGGACGTATGGTATTGTCATTTATGGGCAGGAGATCCATTGATCACACTTTTGAAGAGGATTATTATCCTATGGAGTTCATTGCGCAGGCTCTTATGACCATGGTTTCTCAG GGACGTCTAAAAGAAGAGAAGGTGGATTCTTTCAATGCGCCATTCTATGCACCACATCATGAAGAAGTGAAAAATTTAATTGAAGAAGAATCGTCGTTTTACGTCGATCGCTTTGAAGCAATAGAAGTCGAGTGGGCCGGAGGGAAATTTAATTTAAACGACCCGCGACTTACAAGGGGAGCAACCATGGCTAAGATGCAAAGAGCTGTGCTCGAGTCGATGCTAGAACACCATTTTGGGGAAGATATTATAGATGAGCTTTTTCTTAGGTATGCTAAGACTTGGGAGGATCATCTTTTGTTTGATGAGAGTCCTACATTTATCAATTTGGTCATTTCTTTGACAAGAATGTAA